One stretch of Daphnia pulicaria isolate SC F1-1A chromosome 6, SC_F0-13Bv2, whole genome shotgun sequence DNA includes these proteins:
- the LOC124343159 gene encoding protein KRI1 homolog, which produces MATLFDEASSDEEGNLKINSNYAEKYNHWREKEEYQKLKDKYGENSAMKMLVTGDGDSSSTSETEDEDGEAWDSEVEKQFFQTLASLKKKDPSIYNAEKKFFDKTAQSALPKKSTKEEAFTLRDYERKIMVEKGGKMSDDEDAPPPPRTFQQEQEELKIGFKAALQDSDSESEDLLTVRPKSEIQKEKEEEEYKEWLKGRKEDITNEETKKQLEPLKEYWSNPKLDENEAFLKDFFLNKRYKCSEDKNYIPTYEEVVHESEADLSEDEKTLEQQMEFEHKYNFRFEEPDPEFIKRYPRTIADSMRKPDTSRKAKRDEVKDRKKREKEEKKEDLKMLKKYKLKEIQEKLEQLKNITGNASLPFQDDDLEGDFDPDQYDRKMGEIFNQDYYHVDNENQKPEFPYDPEIDDENWDDYKGQEAGPATSNDHYNDNDDDGPHCEDPDFNMDCDYEEAREESKKEMIDMTRRNRGRKKSIFAQKLETKKPVFDPEQHPNYEEYLEEYYKLDYEDIIGDQPVRFKYRTVVENDFGLDVEEILVAREKELNQWCSVKKMSQYRTEREEMNDYYTYITKKKNVSLKKRVLPSVFAENSESLMVADQEKDRKKRRRNQGKDEDPEPQPIPNPDIDHQEIQEETVPKKKKRKNKGKDDPFTQVNDFSQINEPNHSEKPNEVAHKRRRDNTDDAGNVLVASEHEQPKAKKLKAVKPQLENEIPEVTELVKGNENPEKKKKKKKKKNLSEMVVATVSNPPVIPEKAVSPSKDFKMEIDSTGKKSEATCTENAPKKKKKKKQAKKLKAQEEDQKAGSSSVNEGKKKNKKKKKNKNATETTANKKSATIRGFDITDDRLKAYGIRNPKKFKNAIIFGNLKKSKD; this is translated from the exons ATGGCTACTCTCTTTGATGAGGCAAGCTCGGATGAAGAggggaatttgaaaatcaattcaaactaCGCCGAAAAATACAACCATTGGCGcgagaaagaagaatatcAAAAAT TGAAAGATAAATATGGAGAAAATAGCGCCATGAAAATGTTGGTTACAGGAGATGGAGACAGTTCAAGTACTTCAGAAACTGAAGATGAGGATGGAGAA GCCTGGGattcagaagtggagaagcAGTTTTTTCAGACTTTGGCGTcactgaagaagaaagatcCCAGCATTTATAATGcagaaaaaaagttctttgACAAAACTGCTCAATCTGCACTTCCAAAGAagtcaacaaaagaagaagctttCACTCTCAGGGattatgaaagaaaaatcatggTTGAAAAAGGTGGAAAAATGAGTGATGACGAGGATGCTCCTCCACCTCCACGAACTTTCCAACAGGAGCAAGAGGAACTGAAAATAGGCTTCAAGGCTGCCCTACAAGATTCTGATTCGGAGAGTGAGGACCTTCTCACAGTTCGCCCCAAAAGTGAAATCCAAAAG gaaaaagaagaagaagaatacaaAGAATGGCTGAAAGGTAGAAAAGAAGATATCACCAATGAAGAGACAAAGAAACAACTGGAGCCTCTTAAAGAATATTGGTCCAACCCCAAGTTGGATGAAAACGAagcatttttaaaagatttttttctcaaCAAAAG gtACAAGTGTTCAGAAGACAAGAACTACATTCCTACATACGAGGAAGTTGTTCACGAATCAGAAGCCGATCTGAGCGAAGACGAAAAGACTTTAGAGCAACAGATGGAATTCGAGCACAAGTATAATTTCCGATTTGAAGAACCTGACCCCGAGTTT ATCAAAAGATATCCCCGAACTATTGCCGATTCAATGAGAAAACCTGACACAAGCCGAAAAGCTAAGAGAGATGAAGTGAAGGATCGCAAAAAacgcgaaaaagaagaaaaaaaggaagatctCAAAATGCTAAAAAAGTACAAACTGAAAGAAATCCAAGAGAAGCTTGAACAGCTTAAGAATATCACTGGCAATGCATCACTTCCTTTTCAA GACGACGATCTCGAAGGTGACTTTGATCCTGATCAATACGATAGGAAAATGGGCGAGATTTTTAATCAAGATTATTACCATGTCGACaatgaaaatcaaaagccAGAATTTCCTTACGACCCTGAAATCGATGATG AAAATTGGGATGACTATAAAGGTCAAGAAGCAGGCCCTGCTACCAGCAATGATCATTACAACGATAACGACGATGACGGGCCACACTGCGAGGATCCAGATTTTAAT ATGGACTGCGATTATGAGGAGGCTAGAGAAGAAtctaaaaaggaaatgatCGACATGACGCGACGTAACAGAGGtcggaaaaaatcaattttcgcCCAAAAGCTGGAAACGAAGAAACCAGTGTTTGATCCTGAACA GCACCCAAACTATGAAGAATATTTAGAAGAATATTACAAATTGGACTACGAGGATATAATCGGTGACCAACCTGTTCGATTCAAATACAGGAcagttgtcgaaaatgattttggttTGGATGTAGAagag ATCCTCGTTGCAAGGGAAAAGGAACTTAATCAGTGGTGTTcagtgaaaaaaatgtcacaGTACAGGactgaaagagaagaaatgaaCGACTATTATACATACatcacgaaaaagaaaaacgtttcTTTGAAGAAGCGGGTTCTACCTTCGGTTTTCGCTGA AAATTCAGAGTCGTTAATGGTAGCCGATCAAGAAAAAGATCGAAAGAAGCGGAGAAGGAATCAAGGCAAAGACGAAGATCCTGAACCCCAACCCATTCC AAATCCTGACATTGATCATCAAGAAATCCAAGAGGAAACAgtgccaaagaaaaagaagaggaaaaacaagGGAAAAGATGACCCGTTTACCCAAGTGAATGATTTTTCTCAGATAAATGAACCAAATCATTCCGA GAAACCAAATGAAGTCGCACACAAGAGGAGGAGAGACAATACCGACGATGCTGGAAATGTTTTAGTGGCTTCAGAACATGAACAGCCCAAAGCAAAGAAGTTAAAAGCTGTAAAACCTCAactggaaaatgaaattcctGAAGTTACCGAACTGGTCAAAGGCAACGAGAatcctgaaaaaaagaagaagaaaaagaagaagaagaacttgtcGGAAATGGTGGTAGCTACGGTTTCGAATCCCCCTGTCATCCCTGAGAAAGCAGTTTCACCAAGCAAggattttaaaatggaaatcGATTCTACTGGAAAGAAGAGTGAGGCCACTTGCACGGAAAACgctcccaaaaagaaaaaaaagaagaaacaagctAAGAAATTGAAGGCACAAGAGGAGGATCAGAAGGCCGGATCGTCTTCTGTTaatgaaggaaagaaaaaaaacaaaaagaagaagaaaaacaaaaacgcaaCTGAAACAACAGCTAATAAGAAATCGGCCACCATTCGTGGTTTTGACATAACTGACGATCGCCTCAAAGCGTACGGCATCCGAAACCCCAAGAAATTCAAGAATGCCATTATAttcggaaatttgaaaaaatcaaaagactag
- the LOC124343320 gene encoding RING finger and CHY zinc finger domain-containing protein 1-like isoform X1 — MAEENVEYGCEHYKRKCKLVTPCCDKVYTCRFCHDEKEEHTLNRKNVDEIMCSLCETKQPVQQNCSNCGILFGQYFCEKCKLIDDEDKKQYHCEGCGICRVGGRDKFFHCQTCDMCLPKKLENQHRCVEKMSRTNCPICLEDIHTSRIPSHIPSCGHLIHRTCFNSFIHRGHYACPVCQRSMMPMESYWRILDDEIASTPMPVEYQNFFVTILCNDCHQFSEVPMHPLGAKCQNAPCGSYNTCRSGGPVNRPAVREQTPNSE, encoded by the exons ATGGCTGAGGAGAATGTCGAATACGGTTGCGAACATTATAAACGAAAATGCAAATTAGTG acACCATGCTGTGACAAAGTTTATACTTGCCGTTTTTGTCATGATGAGAAGGAGGAACACACCCTTAACCGAAAAAATGTGGATGAAATTATGTGTTCATtgtgtgaaacaaaacaaccagTTCAACAAAACTGTTCCAATTGTGGTATCCTCTTTGGACAG TATTTTTGTGAAAAGTGCAAGTTGATTGACGATGAAGATAAAAAGCAGTACCACTGTGAAGGATGTg GAATATGTAGAGTCGGAGGAAGGGACAAGTTTTTCCACTGCCAAACATGTGATATGTGCTTaccaaaaaaacttgaaaatcagCATAGA TGCGTCGAAAAGATGAGCCGAACAAATTGCCCAATTTGTTTGGAGGATATTCATACATCAAGAATTCCTTCGCACATCCCATCATGTGGTCATCTGATTCACCGAACATGTTTCAACTCATTTATTCATCGTGGTCACTATGCCTGCCCAGTTTGTCAACGTTCAATGATGCCGATGGAATCg TACTGGCGCATTTTAGACGATGAAATTGCATCAACTCCAATGCCAGTGGaatatcaaaatttttttgtcacgATTTTATGTAACGACTGCCATCAG TTTTCTGAAGTTCCAATGCATCCCCTTGGAGCGAAGTGCCAAAATGCACCATGTGGGTCGTACAATACGTGCAGAAGCGGTGGTCCTGTTAATAGACCTg cagtcAGAGAACAAACTCCTAACTCGGAATAA
- the LOC124343320 gene encoding RING finger and CHY zinc finger domain-containing protein 1-like isoform X2, with product MAEENVEYGCEHYKRKCKLVTPCCDKVYTCRFCHDEKEEHTLNRKNVDEIMCSLCETKQPVQQNCSNCGILFGQYFCEKCKLIDDEDKKQYHCEGCGICRVGGRDKFFHCQTCDMCLPKKLENQHRCVEKMSRTNCPICLEDIHTSRIPSHIPSCGHLIHRTCFNSFIHRGHYACPVCQRSMMPMESYWRILDDEIASTPMPVEYQNFFVTILCNDCHQFSEVPMHPLGAKCQNAPCGSYNTCRSGGPVNRPVREQTPNSE from the exons ATGGCTGAGGAGAATGTCGAATACGGTTGCGAACATTATAAACGAAAATGCAAATTAGTG acACCATGCTGTGACAAAGTTTATACTTGCCGTTTTTGTCATGATGAGAAGGAGGAACACACCCTTAACCGAAAAAATGTGGATGAAATTATGTGTTCATtgtgtgaaacaaaacaaccagTTCAACAAAACTGTTCCAATTGTGGTATCCTCTTTGGACAG TATTTTTGTGAAAAGTGCAAGTTGATTGACGATGAAGATAAAAAGCAGTACCACTGTGAAGGATGTg GAATATGTAGAGTCGGAGGAAGGGACAAGTTTTTCCACTGCCAAACATGTGATATGTGCTTaccaaaaaaacttgaaaatcagCATAGA TGCGTCGAAAAGATGAGCCGAACAAATTGCCCAATTTGTTTGGAGGATATTCATACATCAAGAATTCCTTCGCACATCCCATCATGTGGTCATCTGATTCACCGAACATGTTTCAACTCATTTATTCATCGTGGTCACTATGCCTGCCCAGTTTGTCAACGTTCAATGATGCCGATGGAATCg TACTGGCGCATTTTAGACGATGAAATTGCATCAACTCCAATGCCAGTGGaatatcaaaatttttttgtcacgATTTTATGTAACGACTGCCATCAG TTTTCTGAAGTTCCAATGCATCCCCTTGGAGCGAAGTGCCAAAATGCACCATGTGGGTCGTACAATACGTGCAGAAGCGGTGGTCCTGTTAATAGACCTg tcAGAGAACAAACTCCTAACTCGGAATAA